The Enterobacter kobei genome has a segment encoding these proteins:
- the thiL gene encoding thiamine-phosphate kinase gives MACGEFSLIARYFDRVRTSRLDVETGIGDDCALLNIPEKQTLAISTDTLVCGRHFLPDIDPADLAYKALAVNVSDLAAMGADPAWLTLALTLPEVDETWLEAFSDALFEQLNYYDMQLIGGDTTAGPLSMTLAIHGYVPLGRALKRTGAKPGDWIYVTGTPGDSAAGLAILQDRLTVKDADDAAYLVKRHLRPTPRILHGQALRERASSAIDLSDGLISDLGHILKASGVGARIDLDLFPLSEQLLRHVEPEQALRWALSGGEDYELCFTVPELNRGTLDVALAHLGAKFTCIGQIMPESEGLKFVQDGAPVTLDWKGYDHFS, from the coding sequence ATGGCATGCGGCGAATTCTCCCTGATTGCCCGTTATTTCGACCGTGTCAGAACCTCTCGTCTTGATGTTGAAACCGGCATTGGCGATGACTGTGCACTTCTCAATATTCCCGAAAAACAGACGCTGGCAATCAGCACCGACACCTTAGTGTGCGGACGTCATTTTTTACCCGATATCGATCCTGCCGATCTGGCGTATAAAGCGCTGGCGGTCAACGTCAGCGATCTGGCCGCGATGGGTGCCGATCCGGCATGGCTAACGCTGGCCCTGACGCTGCCCGAGGTCGATGAAACCTGGCTTGAAGCCTTTAGCGATGCGCTGTTTGAACAGCTGAACTACTACGATATGCAGCTGATTGGCGGTGATACTACTGCAGGGCCGCTGTCGATGACGCTGGCGATCCATGGCTATGTGCCCCTCGGTCGGGCGCTCAAACGCACGGGCGCAAAACCAGGTGACTGGATCTACGTGACCGGTACACCGGGAGACAGCGCTGCGGGGCTGGCTATTCTTCAGGATCGCTTGACCGTGAAGGATGCTGACGACGCGGCGTATCTGGTGAAACGCCATCTGCGACCCACCCCGCGTATTCTGCATGGGCAGGCGCTACGGGAACGGGCAAGCTCGGCTATCGATCTCTCCGACGGGCTGATCTCCGATCTTGGCCATATTCTGAAGGCCAGCGGCGTGGGCGCGCGCATCGACCTGGATCTGTTCCCGCTATCAGAGCAACTGCTTCGCCACGTGGAGCCTGAGCAGGCCCTGCGCTGGGCGCTTTCCGGTGGTGAGGATTACGAACTGTGCTTCACGGTACCTGAGCTGAACCGTGGCACGCTGGATGTGGCGTTAGCGCATCTCGGCGCGAAATTTACCTGCATCGGGCAGATCATGCCGGAGAGCGAAGGGCTGAAGTTTGTGCAGGACGGTGCCCCGGTCACGCTCGACTGGAAAGGGTACGATCACTTCAGTTAA
- a CDS encoding nucleoside-specific channel-forming protein Tsx encodes MKKTLLAAGAVLALSSSFTVNAAENDKPQYLSDWWHQSVNVVGSYHTRFGPQIRNDTYLEYEAFAKKDWFDFYGYMDAPVFFGGNTDAKGIWNHGSPLFMEIEPRFSIDKLTGTDLSFGPFKEWYFANNYIYDMGRNKSGRQSTWYMGLGTDIDTGLPMSLSLNVYAKYQWQNYGAANENEWDGYRFKVKYFVPITQLWGGNLSYIGFTNFDWGSDLGDNDFRDLNGKKARTNDSIASSHILALNYDHWHYSVVARYWHNGGQWNDDASLNFGNGDFSVRSTGWGGYLVVGYNF; translated from the coding sequence ATGAAAAAAACATTACTCGCAGCTGGCGCCGTGCTGGCACTGTCCTCCTCTTTCACTGTTAACGCAGCGGAAAACGACAAACCACAATATCTCTCCGACTGGTGGCACCAGAGCGTTAACGTGGTTGGTAGCTATCACACCCGTTTCGGACCACAGATCCGCAACGACACCTACCTGGAATACGAAGCATTTGCCAAGAAAGACTGGTTTGATTTCTACGGCTACATGGATGCTCCGGTCTTCTTCGGCGGTAACACCGATGCAAAAGGTATCTGGAACCACGGTTCTCCGCTGTTTATGGAAATCGAACCACGCTTCTCTATCGACAAGCTGACCGGTACCGATCTGAGCTTTGGTCCGTTCAAAGAGTGGTACTTCGCAAACAACTACATCTACGATATGGGCCGCAACAAGTCCGGTCGTCAGAGCACCTGGTACATGGGTCTGGGTACGGACATCGATACTGGCCTGCCAATGAGCCTGTCCCTGAACGTTTATGCTAAGTACCAGTGGCAGAACTACGGTGCGGCAAACGAAAACGAGTGGGACGGCTACCGTTTCAAAGTGAAATACTTTGTGCCAATCACTCAGCTGTGGGGCGGCAACCTGAGCTATATCGGCTTCACCAACTTTGACTGGGGCTCAGACCTGGGCGATAACGACTTCCGCGATCTGAACGGTAAGAAAGCACGTACCAATGATTCTATCGCGTCCAGCCACATCCTGGCGCTGAACTACGATCACTGGCACTATTCCGTGGTTGCGCGTTACTGGCACAACGGTGGTCAGTGGAACGACGATGCCAGCCTGAACTTCGGCAACGGCGATTTCAGCGTTCGTTCTACCGGATGGGGTGGCTACCTGGTCGTGGGTTACAACTTCTAA
- a CDS encoding helix-turn-helix transcriptional regulator produces the protein MTRRADRLFQIVQILRGRRLTTAAHLADRLGVSERTVYRDIRDLSLSGVPVEGEAGSGYRLMSGFDLPPLMLTNKESEALIVAIRLLKTWGGESLSRELESAQEKVLAILPEESRRKAEQTRIYAPDFCMQSHSRSDFDMIHQAISAQHVLALHYRDEAGQLSKREVQPLGLFFWGERWLLAAWCERRDDYRCFRLDRCLNIVQTERRFSESADRSLADFLRKVKQ, from the coding sequence ATGACCCGACGCGCTGACCGTTTGTTTCAGATTGTGCAAATCCTGCGGGGCAGGCGTCTGACGACGGCAGCGCATCTGGCGGACAGGCTTGGCGTCTCCGAGCGCACGGTCTACCGCGATATCCGCGATCTGTCGCTCTCCGGCGTGCCGGTGGAAGGCGAAGCGGGAAGCGGATACCGGCTGATGTCGGGTTTTGATCTGCCGCCTCTGATGCTGACAAATAAGGAGTCTGAGGCGCTGATCGTCGCAATTCGCCTGCTCAAGACCTGGGGAGGAGAATCGCTGTCGCGCGAGCTGGAGTCGGCCCAGGAGAAAGTGCTGGCGATCCTGCCTGAGGAGAGTCGTCGAAAGGCGGAGCAGACGCGGATTTATGCCCCGGATTTCTGCATGCAAAGCCACTCCCGCAGCGATTTTGACATGATTCATCAGGCAATTTCCGCCCAGCACGTGCTGGCGTTGCATTACCGTGATGAAGCCGGGCAGCTTTCAAAGCGTGAGGTTCAGCCGCTGGGCTTGTTCTTCTGGGGAGAGCGTTGGCTGCTGGCGGCGTGGTGTGAACGGCGCGATGACTATCGCTGTTTCCGACTCGACAGATGTCTCAATATCGTGCAGACGGAGAGACGGTTTAGCGAAAGTGCGGACAGGTCTCTGGCGGATTTTTTGCGCAAGGTTAAGCAATAA
- the secF gene encoding protein translocase subunit SecF produces the protein MAQEYTVEQLNHGRKVWDFMRWDYWAFGISGLLLILSIVVMGVKGFNWGLDFTGGTVIEISLEKPVDMDQMRLSLQKAGFEEPLLQNFGSSRDIMVRMPPVHDANGSQELGSKVVNVINETTSQNAAVKRIEFVGPSVGADLAQTGAMALLVALISILVYVGFRFEWRLAAGVVIALAHDVVITMGVLSLFHIEVDLTIVASLMSVIGYSLNDSIVVSDRIRENFRKIRRGTPYEIFNVSLTQTLHRTLITSGTTLMVILMLFLFGGPVLEGFSLTMLIGVSIGTASSIYVASALALKLGMKREHLLQQKVEKEGADQPSILP, from the coding sequence GTGGCACAGGAATATACTGTTGAACAATTGAACCATGGCCGTAAAGTCTGGGACTTTATGCGCTGGGACTACTGGGCCTTCGGCATTTCAGGTTTACTGCTGATTCTGTCCATCGTCGTTATGGGCGTGAAAGGCTTTAACTGGGGTCTGGATTTCACCGGTGGTACGGTTATCGAGATCTCCCTGGAAAAACCGGTCGATATGGACCAGATGCGTCTGTCTCTGCAGAAAGCCGGCTTTGAAGAGCCGCTGCTGCAGAACTTCGGCAGCAGCCGTGACATCATGGTGCGTATGCCGCCGGTACACGATGCTAACGGCAGCCAGGAGCTAGGCAGCAAGGTTGTTAACGTGATTAACGAAACAACCAGCCAGAACGCGGCGGTCAAGCGTATTGAGTTTGTCGGCCCGAGCGTGGGTGCGGACCTGGCGCAGACCGGTGCAATGGCGCTGCTGGTGGCGCTGATCTCCATCCTGGTGTACGTCGGTTTCCGCTTCGAGTGGCGACTGGCGGCCGGGGTGGTTATCGCCCTGGCGCACGACGTGGTGATCACCATGGGGGTTCTGTCGCTGTTCCACATTGAGGTTGACCTGACCATCGTGGCATCTCTGATGTCCGTTATCGGTTACTCACTGAACGACAGTATCGTGGTATCTGACCGTATCCGTGAAAACTTCCGTAAGATCCGTCGCGGTACGCCGTACGAAATCTTTAACGTGTCGTTGACCCAGACGCTGCACCGTACCCTGATCACCTCCGGTACCACTTTGATGGTGATCCTGATGCTGTTCCTGTTCGGTGGCCCGGTACTGGAAGGCTTCTCGCTGACCATGCTGATTGGTGTCTCCATCGGTACGGCGTCGTCTATCTACGTCGCATCCGCACTGGCATTGAAACTCGGCATGAAGCGCGAGCACCTGCTCCAGCAGAAGGTTGAGAAAGAAGGGGCGGATCAGCCGTCCATTCTGCCGTAA
- the tgt gene encoding tRNA guanosine(34) transglycosylase Tgt, with amino-acid sequence MKFELDTTDGRARRGRLVFDRGVVETPAFMPVGTYGTVKGMTPEEVEATGAQIILGNTFHLWLRPGQEIMKLHGDLHDFMQWKGPILTDSGGFQVFSLGDIRKITEQGVHFRNPINGDPIFLDPEKSMEIQYDLGSDIVMIFDECTPYPADWDYAKRSMEMSLRWAKRSRDRFDSLQNKNALFGIIQGSVYEDLRDISVKGLVEIGFDGYAVGGLAVGEPKEDMHRILEHVCPQIPADKPRYLMGVGKPEDLVEGVRRGIDMFDCVMPTRNARNGHLFVTDGVVKIRNAKHKSDTSPLDSECDCYTCRNYSRAYLHHLDRCNEILGARLNTIHNLRYYQRLMAGLRKAIEEGKLESFVTDFYQRQGRDVPPLNVV; translated from the coding sequence ATGAAATTTGAACTCGATACCACCGATGGCCGCGCGCGTCGCGGTCGTCTGGTGTTTGATCGCGGCGTGGTGGAAACCCCCGCGTTTATGCCTGTGGGTACGTACGGCACCGTAAAAGGGATGACGCCGGAAGAAGTTGAAGCCACTGGCGCACAAATTATCCTCGGTAACACCTTCCACCTGTGGCTGCGCCCGGGTCAGGAGATCATGAAGCTGCACGGTGACCTGCACGACTTCATGCAGTGGAAAGGCCCAATCCTGACCGATTCCGGCGGTTTCCAGGTTTTCAGCCTGGGGGATATCCGCAAGATCACCGAGCAGGGCGTTCACTTCCGTAACCCGATCAACGGCGATCCGATTTTCCTCGATCCAGAAAAGTCGATGGAGATTCAGTACGATCTCGGTTCTGACATCGTGATGATCTTCGACGAATGTACGCCATACCCGGCTGACTGGGACTACGCGAAACGCTCTATGGAGATGTCTCTGCGTTGGGCGAAGCGTAGCCGCGACCGTTTTGACTCCCTGCAGAACAAAAATGCGCTGTTCGGCATTATCCAGGGCAGCGTTTACGAAGATTTACGCGATATCTCCGTTAAAGGTCTGGTAGAGATAGGTTTTGATGGCTACGCTGTCGGCGGTTTGGCTGTGGGTGAGCCGAAGGAAGATATGCACCGCATTCTGGAGCATGTCTGCCCGCAAATCCCGGCGGATAAACCACGATACCTGATGGGGGTGGGTAAACCAGAAGATCTGGTGGAAGGCGTACGTCGCGGCATCGATATGTTCGACTGCGTCATGCCAACCCGTAACGCACGTAACGGTCATCTGTTCGTGACTGACGGCGTGGTGAAAATCCGTAACGCGAAGCATAAGAGTGACACCAGCCCGCTCGATTCCGAGTGCGATTGCTATACCTGTCGCAATTATTCCCGCGCGTATCTGCATCATCTCGATCGTTGCAACGAGATTTTGGGCGCGCGTCTCAATACCATTCATAATCTTCGTTATTATCAGCGCTTAATGGCTGGTTTACGTAAGGCTATCGAAGAGGGTAAATTAGAGAGCTTCGTGACCGATTTCTACCAACGTCAGGGGCGGGATGTACCACCGTTGAACGTTGTTTAA
- a CDS encoding DUF3251 domain-containing protein, producing MTRRYLRILLVGSLFTLSACAQQTEVRQMKQSVNTLNTAMDKLNKETVKITQQNALNAKSSSGVYLLPGANTPARLNSQIGTLKMSLVNVAANADGTRATLRIQGESNDPLPAFSGTVEWGQIQGTTENYQEVNVKNQLFTAPASVLAPSDVDIPLQLSGLTPEQLGFIRIHDIQPAAQ from the coding sequence ATGACAAGACGTTACCTGAGAATTTTACTGGTGGGGAGCCTCTTCACCCTCAGTGCCTGTGCACAGCAAACCGAAGTCCGTCAGATGAAACAGAGTGTGAATACACTTAATACGGCGATGGACAAACTGAACAAAGAAACGGTGAAGATCACCCAGCAAAACGCGCTGAACGCCAAATCCAGCAGCGGGGTATACCTGCTGCCTGGCGCGAACACACCTGCGCGGCTGAATAGCCAGATTGGCACGCTGAAAATGTCGCTGGTCAATGTGGCAGCGAATGCAGATGGTACGCGCGCAACATTGCGCATTCAGGGAGAATCCAACGATCCGCTGCCCGCTTTTAGCGGCACCGTTGAGTGGGGACAGATCCAGGGCACGACGGAGAATTACCAGGAAGTGAACGTGAAGAACCAGCTCTTCACCGCCCCGGCCAGCGTTTTAGCGCCCAGTGATGTGGATATTCCGCTGCAGTTAAGCGGCCTTACGCCAGAACAGTTAGGCTTTATCCGCATTCACGACATCCAACCCGCCGCGCAGTAA
- a CDS encoding VOC family protein: MKSVINWFEIPVVDMDRAIKFYEPVMQVQLRREKMDMAELAVFPHDDPATGGALAKFEGVSPSQQGAIIYLHTDNLTATLDRIASAGGECVFGPLELPDGIGTIALFIDSEGNRVGLHQPA; encoded by the coding sequence ATGAAAAGTGTGATTAACTGGTTTGAAATTCCCGTGGTAGATATGGATCGCGCCATCAAATTTTATGAGCCAGTCATGCAGGTCCAGCTGAGACGTGAGAAAATGGACATGGCAGAGCTCGCGGTATTCCCGCATGACGATCCGGCCACCGGCGGCGCGCTGGCAAAATTTGAGGGCGTTTCGCCGTCGCAGCAGGGCGCTATTATCTATCTGCATACGGATAACCTGACGGCTACGCTCGATCGCATTGCCTCCGCGGGCGGCGAGTGCGTGTTTGGCCCGCTGGAACTGCCGGATGGTATTGGCACCATTGCTTTGTTTATCGACAGCGAAGGTAACCGCGTCGGCCTCCATCAACCTGCCTGA
- the nusB gene encoding transcription antitermination factor NusB, protein MKPAARRRARECAVQALYSWQLSHNDIADVEYQFLSEQDVKDVDVLYFRELLSGVATNSAYLDGLMKPYLSRLLEELGQVEKAVLRIALFELSKRDDVPYKVAINEAIELAKTFGAEDSHKFVNGVLDKAAPAIRPHKK, encoded by the coding sequence GTGAAACCTGCTGCTCGTCGCCGCGCCCGTGAATGTGCCGTTCAGGCACTTTACTCCTGGCAGTTGTCCCACAACGACATCGCCGATGTTGAGTACCAGTTCCTGTCAGAACAGGACGTGAAAGACGTCGATGTTCTGTACTTCCGTGAACTGCTGTCGGGAGTGGCGACTAATAGCGCGTATCTCGATGGTCTGATGAAGCCATACCTGTCCCGTCTGCTCGAAGAGCTGGGTCAGGTGGAAAAAGCAGTGTTGCGTATCGCGCTGTTTGAGCTGTCTAAACGTGATGATGTGCCGTACAAAGTGGCCATCAACGAAGCGATCGAACTGGCAAAAACCTTCGGCGCTGAAGACAGCCACAAATTTGTTAACGGCGTTCTTGATAAAGCTGCACCTGCGATCCGTCCCCACAAAAAGTGA
- the secD gene encoding protein translocase subunit SecD, with protein sequence MLNRYPLWKYIMLVVVILVGLLYALPNLYGEDPAVQITGARGVAASEQTLIQVQKTLQEEKITAKSVALEEGAILARFDTTDTQLRAREALMGVLGDKYVVALNLAPATPRWLAALNAEPMKLGLDLRGGVHFLMEVDMDTALGKLQEQNIDSLRSDLRDKGIPYTTVRKEDNYGMSITFRDSAARDQAVDYLTQRHRDLVITSQGSNQLRAVMTDARLKEAREYAVQQNINILRNRVNQLGVAEPLVQRQGADRIVVELPGIQDTARAKEILGATATLEFRLVNSNVDQSAAAAGRIPGDSEVKQTREGQPVVLYKRVILTGDHITDSTSSQDEYNQPQVNISLDSAGGNIMSNFTKDNIGKPMATLFVEYKDSGKKDANGRAVLVKEEEVINIANIQSRLGNSFRITGISNPNEARQLSLLLRAGALIAPIQIVEERTIGPTLGMQNIQQGLEACLAGLVVSILFMIFFYKKFGLIATSALVANLVLIIGIMSLLPGATLTMPGIAGIVLTLAVAVDANVLINERIKEELSNGRSVQQAIDEGYKGAFSSIFDANVTTLIKVLILYAVGTGAIKGFAITTGIGVATSMFTAIVGTRAIVNLLYGGKRVKKLSI encoded by the coding sequence GTGTTAAACCGTTATCCTTTGTGGAAGTACATCATGCTGGTCGTCGTGATTCTCGTCGGCCTGCTGTACGCGCTTCCCAACCTGTATGGTGAGGATCCGGCCGTTCAAATCACTGGCGCGCGCGGTGTCGCCGCCAGTGAGCAAACGCTGATCCAGGTCCAGAAAACGTTACAAGAAGAAAAAATTACCGCTAAGTCTGTGGCTCTGGAAGAGGGTGCAATTCTTGCTCGCTTCGACACCACCGACACGCAGCTCCGCGCTCGCGAAGCGCTGATGGGCGTGCTGGGTGACAAATATGTCGTGGCGCTTAACCTTGCTCCTGCAACCCCGCGTTGGCTGGCTGCGCTGAACGCAGAGCCGATGAAACTGGGTCTTGACCTGCGTGGTGGTGTTCACTTCCTGATGGAAGTGGATATGGATACCGCGCTCGGCAAGCTGCAGGAACAGAATATCGACAGCCTGCGCAGCGATCTGCGCGACAAAGGCATCCCTTACACTACCGTGCGTAAAGAAGATAACTACGGTATGAGCATCACGTTCCGCGACAGTGCGGCGCGCGATCAGGCTGTAGATTACCTGACCCAACGTCACCGTGACCTGGTCATCACCTCTCAGGGCAGCAACCAGCTGCGCGCGGTGATGACCGATGCGCGTCTGAAAGAAGCGCGTGAATATGCCGTTCAGCAGAACATCAACATTCTGCGTAACCGTGTAAACCAACTGGGCGTGGCTGAGCCGCTGGTACAGCGTCAGGGTGCTGACCGTATCGTGGTTGAACTGCCGGGTATTCAGGACACTGCGCGTGCGAAAGAGATTCTGGGTGCGACCGCAACGCTGGAATTCCGTCTGGTTAACTCTAACGTCGATCAGTCCGCTGCCGCAGCAGGCCGTATTCCGGGTGACTCCGAAGTGAAACAGACCCGCGAAGGTCAGCCCGTTGTGCTGTACAAACGCGTCATTCTGACTGGTGACCATATTACCGACTCCACTTCCAGCCAGGACGAATACAACCAGCCGCAGGTTAACATCTCGCTGGATAGCGCGGGTGGTAACATCATGTCTAACTTCACCAAGGACAACATCGGTAAACCGATGGCCACCCTGTTCGTGGAGTACAAAGACAGCGGTAAGAAAGATGCGAACGGTCGTGCAGTGCTGGTGAAAGAGGAAGAGGTGATTAACATCGCCAATATCCAGTCTCGTCTGGGTAACAGCTTCCGTATTACCGGTATTAGCAACCCGAACGAAGCGCGTCAGCTCTCTCTGCTGCTGCGTGCCGGTGCGCTGATTGCGCCAATTCAGATTGTTGAAGAACGTACCATTGGTCCAACGCTGGGGATGCAGAACATCCAACAGGGTCTGGAAGCGTGTCTGGCCGGTCTGGTGGTCTCTATCCTCTTCATGATCTTCTTCTATAAGAAGTTTGGTCTGATTGCGACCAGTGCGCTGGTCGCCAACCTGGTGCTGATCATCGGCATTATGTCCCTGCTGCCAGGGGCGACGCTGACCATGCCGGGGATTGCGGGTATCGTTCTGACCCTTGCGGTGGCGGTCGACGCCAACGTACTGATTAACGAACGTATCAAAGAAGAGTTGAGCAACGGTCGCTCTGTTCAGCAGGCGATTGACGAAGGTTATAAAGGCGCGTTCAGCTCTATTTTCGATGCGAACGTAACAACACTGATTAAGGTTCTTATCCTGTATGCAGTGGGTACTGGCGCGATCAAAGGCTTTGCGATTACTACCGGTATCGGTGTCGCAACGTCAATGTTTACCGCTATTGTCGGCACCCGTGCCATCGTGAACCTGCTGTACGGCGGCAAGCGCGTCAAAAAGCTGTCTATCTGA
- the ribD gene encoding bifunctional diaminohydroxyphosphoribosylaminopyrimidine deaminase/5-amino-6-(5-phosphoribosylamino)uracil reductase RibD, with protein sequence MQDEIYMARAMKLAQRGRFTTHPNPNVGCVIVKDGEIVGEGFHYRAGEPHAEVHALRMAGEKARGATAYVTLEPCSHHGRTPPCCDALIAAGVSRVVASMQDPNPQVAGRGLYRLQQEGIDVSHGLMMQDAEAINKGFLKRMRTGFPYIQLKLGASLDGRTAMANGESQWITSPQARRDVQRLRAQSHAILTSSETVLADDPAMTVRWDELNADTQALYPQENLRQPLRIVIDSQNRITPEHRIVQQPGETWIARTKEDTREWPEGVRSIMVPEHNGRLDLVVLMMLLGKQQVNSIWVEAGPTLAGALLQAGLVDELIVYVAPKLLGHDARGLFVLPGLEKLADAPQLTFSEIRPVGPDVCLHLTTA encoded by the coding sequence ATGCAGGATGAGATTTACATGGCGCGAGCCATGAAGCTGGCGCAGCGCGGGCGTTTTACTACCCATCCCAATCCGAACGTCGGGTGCGTGATCGTTAAAGATGGCGAGATCGTGGGGGAGGGGTTCCACTATCGTGCCGGCGAGCCGCACGCCGAGGTCCATGCGTTGCGGATGGCAGGTGAGAAGGCACGCGGTGCCACCGCCTACGTAACGCTGGAGCCCTGCAGCCACCACGGGCGTACCCCACCGTGCTGCGACGCGCTGATTGCTGCGGGGGTTTCCCGCGTGGTGGCATCGATGCAGGATCCGAATCCGCAGGTTGCCGGACGCGGTCTGTATCGCCTGCAGCAGGAAGGCATTGACGTCAGTCATGGGCTGATGATGCAGGACGCCGAAGCGATCAACAAAGGCTTTCTGAAGCGCATGCGCACCGGGTTCCCGTATATCCAGCTTAAGCTGGGCGCCTCGCTGGACGGTCGTACGGCGATGGCAAACGGTGAAAGCCAGTGGATCACCTCGCCCCAGGCAAGGCGCGATGTGCAACGTCTTCGCGCGCAAAGCCATGCTATCCTCACCAGCAGTGAAACCGTTCTGGCTGACGATCCGGCTATGACCGTGCGCTGGGACGAACTGAATGCCGATACTCAGGCGCTTTACCCGCAGGAGAACCTGCGTCAGCCGCTGCGTATTGTCATTGATAGCCAGAACCGCATAACGCCGGAACATCGCATCGTGCAGCAGCCGGGTGAAACCTGGATTGCCCGTACCAAAGAAGATACGCGCGAATGGCCAGAGGGCGTGCGTAGCATTATGGTACCTGAGCACAACGGTCGCCTCGACTTAGTGGTGCTGATGATGCTGCTCGGCAAGCAGCAGGTGAACAGCATCTGGGTAGAAGCGGGACCCACGCTCGCGGGTGCGCTGTTGCAGGCCGGGCTGGTGGATGAACTGATTGTATACGTTGCGCCTAAACTGTTAGGCCACGACGCGCGCGGCCTGTTTGTGCTGCCTGGCCTTGAAAAACTGGCCGACGCACCGCAACTCACATTCAGCGAGATTCGTCCTGTAGGCCCGGATGTCTGCCTCCATTTAACGACAGCGTAA
- the ribE gene encoding 6,7-dimethyl-8-ribityllumazine synthase has product MNIIEAAVATPDARVAITIARFNNFINDSLLEGAIDALKRIGQVKDENITVVWVPGAYELPLAAGALAKTGKYDAVIALGTVIRGGTAHFEYVAGGASNGLAHVAQDAEIPVAFGVLTTESIEQAIERAGTKAGNKGAEAALTALEMINVLKAIKA; this is encoded by the coding sequence ATGAACATTATTGAAGCTGCTGTAGCTACCCCGGACGCTCGCGTCGCCATCACCATTGCGCGTTTCAACAACTTCATCAACGACAGCCTGCTGGAAGGTGCGATTGACGCCCTGAAACGTATCGGTCAGGTGAAAGATGAGAACATTACCGTTGTTTGGGTTCCAGGCGCTTACGAGCTGCCACTGGCAGCGGGCGCGCTGGCGAAAACCGGTAAATACGACGCGGTGATCGCGCTGGGTACTGTTATTCGTGGCGGCACTGCGCACTTCGAATACGTTGCGGGCGGTGCAAGCAATGGTCTGGCACACGTTGCGCAGGATGCTGAAATTCCTGTCGCGTTCGGCGTGCTGACCACCGAAAGTATTGAACAAGCCATCGAACGTGCTGGCACCAAAGCCGGTAACAAAGGTGCAGAAGCTGCACTGACCGCGCTTGAAATGATCAATGTATTGAAAGCCATCAAGGCCTGA
- the nrdR gene encoding transcriptional regulator NrdR — translation MHCPFCSAVDTKVIDSRLVGEGSSVRRRRQCLVCNERFTTFEVAELVMPRVVKSNDVREPFNEEKLRSGMLKALEKRPVSADDVEMALNHIKSYLRGLGEREVPSKMIGNLVMEQLKKLDKVAYIRFASVYRSFEDIKEFGEEIARLQD, via the coding sequence ATGCATTGCCCATTCTGCTCCGCTGTGGATACCAAAGTCATCGACTCGCGTCTTGTAGGCGAAGGGTCATCCGTACGCCGTCGTCGGCAGTGTCTGGTGTGCAACGAGCGTTTTACGACCTTTGAGGTTGCTGAGCTGGTAATGCCGCGCGTGGTAAAAAGTAACGATGTGCGCGAGCCGTTTAACGAAGAGAAGCTGCGTAGCGGGATGCTGAAGGCCCTGGAAAAACGTCCCGTCAGCGCGGATGACGTCGAAATGGCGTTAAACCACATAAAATCTTATCTTCGTGGTCTGGGCGAGCGCGAGGTGCCAAGCAAGATGATCGGCAACCTGGTGATGGAGCAGCTGAAAAAGCTCGATAAGGTCGCCTATATCCGCTTCGCCTCTGTCTACCGCAGTTTCGAAGATATCAAAGAGTTTGGCGAAGAGATCGCCCGCTTACAGGATTAA
- the yajC gene encoding preprotein translocase subunit YajC: MSFFISDAVAATGAPAQGSPMSLILMLVVFGLIFYFMILRPQQKRTKEHKKLMDSIAKGDEVLTNGGLVGRVTKVAESGYIAIALNDTTEVVIKRDFVAAVLPKGTMKAL; the protein is encoded by the coding sequence ATGAGCTTTTTTATTTCTGATGCGGTAGCGGCAACAGGTGCTCCGGCGCAGGGCAGCCCGATGTCTCTGATCCTGATGCTGGTTGTGTTCGGTCTGATCTTCTACTTCATGATCCTCCGCCCACAGCAGAAGCGTACCAAAGAGCACAAAAAGCTGATGGACTCCATCGCGAAAGGCGATGAAGTGCTGACCAACGGTGGTCTGGTCGGTCGCGTAACCAAAGTGGCTGAAAGTGGCTACATTGCAATCGCCCTGAACGACACCACTGAAGTGGTTATCAAACGTGACTTCGTAGCTGCCGTTCTGCCGAAAGGCACCATGAAGGCGCTGTAA